The following coding sequences are from one Humulus lupulus chromosome X, drHumLupu1.1, whole genome shotgun sequence window:
- the LOC133806773 gene encoding uncharacterized protein LOC133806773, protein MDCFKEGGSTTRPPMLDGTNYACWKARMRAFLKAMDEHVWSAVVDGWTPPTIKDVFVSQMKAIENCEIAKDAWDKLQTINEGTKNVKKSRLRSLTTEFENLTMRDDESITEFHARLCDITNEYFSLGETYSDSKLNYELTMKMWSKEKKEKRVSSGVALPHKVAENLFVGDSLENLDEEKAECANTLKKKGRALAATWSDSEEDQKATEEDSSDLEENFVAFIVNTSKTPCSDTDSDGVCSDEDDLDQQTAYEQMYNQWVSVIKKAKILEIKVGELEEERRNLLGKVDFLTLDIEEKRVALEEMQEKLDYANKTIETYTVGQDLFDNMMGICQFAREKHGVGFNQPLAIKKKDLPSSSKKMSPISPSFLATPKNSPATAKFIPICHLCGKKGHIRPRCYKLNFYLSHLINISKDKAQVSLVGRKQWRPKNAHTKALVVHTSLLACNSDQWYFDSGCSRHMTGNKHLLTNLLSYVEGYVTFGDGSKGRIMGRGKLHLHGLPPLENVLYVEGIRSNDNFYLLCTNLVCNVAKTDETELWHYKLGHLNYRDLGKLVKLKAVRSVPNLAPLKEKVCGPCQLSKQVKSSHPPLKFLVTSKALELLHVDLMGLMQTESLSGKRYVMMCVDDYTRFSWVRFLREKSDSFENFKGLYLSLQAEKGEKVKKVIHLRSDHGKEFENNIFADFCNQEGIAHEFSAPKTPQQNGVVERKKQTLQEMARVMLNAKKLSKRLWVETVNTTCYISNRVHLRPDTKQTSYELWKGRTPNLAYLHVFGCKSSFSMIEKSLAVMESINVVFSDLEDFASYSEEEEIHTLVDTSILPVASRTANEPSGSKIEEIDATTKTSEAFDVSSIPENIASSDLKIH, encoded by the exons ATGGATTGCTTCAAAGAAGGCGGGTCTACTACTAGACCCCCCATGCTTGATGGAACCAACTATGCTTGTTGGAAAGCTCGAATGAGAGCTTTTCTCAAAGCTATGGATGAGCATGTTTGGAGTGCCGTGGTTGATGGCTGGACTCCACCTACCATCAAGGATG TTTTTGTGAGTCAAATGAAGGCTATAGAAAATTGTGAAATAGCCAAGGATGCGTGGGATAAGCTGCAAACTATAAATGAAGGAACAAAAAATGTCAAAAAATCTAGATTGAGATCTCTCACTACTGAATTTGAAAATTTAACTATGAGAGATGATGAGTCTATCACTGAATTTCATGCTAGATTATGTGATATTACTAATGAATATTTTTCTCTAGGTGAAACTTATTCAGACTCCAAGCTT AACTATGAACTTACTATGAAAATGTGgtctaaagaaaagaaagaaaaaagagttTCTAGTGGAGTTGCTTTACCTCACAAAGTTGCCGAAAATCTTTTTGTGGGAGATTCTCTTGAGAATTTAGATGAGGAGAAG GCTGAGTGTGCAAACACTTTGAAGAAAAAGGGGAGAGCTCTGGCAGCAACCTGGAGTGACAGTGAAGAGGATCAAAAGGCTACAGAAGAGGATAGTTCAGATTTGGAAGAAAACTTTGTTGCTTTCATTGTTAATACATCAAAAACACCATGTTCAGACACTGATTCAGATGGAGTGTGTAGCGATGAGGATGACTTGGACCAGCAAACTGCCTATGAACAAATGTATAATCAGTGGGTTAGTGTGATAAAGAAGGCTAAAATTCTGGAGATTAAAGTGGGAGAACtcgaagaagaaaggagaaacttGTTAGGAAAAGTTGATTTTCTCACTTTGGACATTGAAGAGAAGAGGGTTGCTCTAGAAGAAATGCAGGAGAAGCTGGACTATGCTAATAAAACCATTGAGACATACACTGTTGGTCAAGATTTATTCGACAACATGATGGGAATTTGTCAGTTTGCTAGAGAGAAACATGGAGTTGGTTTCAATCAACCATTGGCTATCAAAAAGAAAGATCTTCCAAGTTCATCTAAAAAAATGTCTCCCATTAGCCCTTCATTTCTTGCTACTCCTAAAAATTCTCCAGCCACAGCAAAATTTATTCCTATATGCCATTTATGTGGAAAAAAGGGTCATATTCGTCCAAGATGTTACAAGTTGAATTTCTACTTGTCTCATCTTATAAACATCTCTAAAGATAAGGCTCAAGTCTCTCTGGTTGGAAGAAAACAATGGAGACCGAAGAATGCTCATACTAAGGCTCTTGTGGTTCATACTTCTCTTCTGGCTTGTAACAGTGACCAGTGGTACTTTGACAGCGGGTGTTCTCGCCACATGACCGGAAACAAGCATCTTCTCACTAATCTTTTGTCTTATGTTGAGGGATATGTCACCTTTGGTGATGGGAGCAAAGGTCGGATCATGGGAAGAGGGAAGTTGCATTTACATGGTTTACCTCCTTTGGAAAATGTACTCTATGTTGAAG GGattagatctaatgacaatttTTATCTCTTGTGCACTAACTTAGTGTGCAATGTGGCAAAGACGGATGAAACTGAACTGTGGCACTACAAGTTAGGTCATCTGAATTATAGAGATCTCGGTAAACTTGTAAAATTAAAAGCGGTTAGAAGTGTTCCAAACTTGGCTCCATTGAAAGAGAAAGTGTGTGGTCCTTGTCAACTCAGCAAACAAGTCAAAAGTAGTCATCCTCCCTTGAAATTTCTGGTTACTTCCAAAGCCTTAGAGCTGCTTCATGTTGATTTGATGGGTCTTATGCAAACAGAAAGTCTGAGTGGCAAAAGATATGTTATGATGTGCGTGGATGATTACACTAGATTCTCTTGGGTTAGATTTCTTAGAGAAAAATCTGACTCTTTTGAAAATTTCAAGGGACTGTACCTCTCTTTGCAAGCTGAAAAGGGTGAGAAGGTTAAGAAAGTGATTCATCTTAGAAGTGACCATGGTAAGGAATTTGAGAACAACATCTTTGCTGATTTTTGCAACCAAGAAGGGATAGCTCATGAGTTCTCAGCGCCGAAAACTCCTCAGCAGAATGGGGTTGTGGAAAGAAAAAAACAAACTCTTCAAGAGATGGCTCGGGTTATGTTAAATGCCAAGAAATTATCCAAGAGACTTTGGGTTGAAACAGTGAATACAACTTGCTACATTAGCAATAGAGTGCATCTTCGTCCTGATACTAAGCAAACCTCTTATGAGTTGTGGAAAGGCAGAACACCAAATTTGGCTTATCTTCATGTGTTTGGTTGCAAGTCTTCATTCTCAATGATAGAGAAAAGCTTG GCTGTCATGGAATccatcaatgttgtgtttagtgaCTTAGAAGACTTTGCTAGTTactcagaagaagaagaaatccacACTCTTGTTGACACATCCATTCTGCCTGTTGCATCACGAACTGCAAATGAACCAAGTGGATCTAAAATTGAGGAGATTGATGCTACCACTAAAACTTCTGAGGCTTTCGATGTGTCTTCCATTCCTGAAAATATTGCTTCATCTGATTTAAAAATTCATTAG